DNA sequence from the Planococcus antarcticus DSM 14505 genome:
TAAATTAAACCGGAAAGTTCACGGACCAAGAAAAAAACAGCGAAAGAGCATAAGGAAAACGTGCTTGCAATTTCATTGCCAGACTAGGCAGAGCCTCGTGTTTGAGTGATACCACTATTTTTTCGTTTTGGTACAGTTTTGTACCACATTTAAAAGTGTTTGGTACACTTCTGTACCACTTTTCACATGAAAACTGGCGTCATGTTGTGAACTATTTTTGCTTTTCGAAGACTCGGTTCGTACAAAAAAAGAAGAAGGACGAACTCTTTTATGTTCTGCAGCCAACATCAAAAAGGATAAAAAATTTCATCTCTTGATGAGATCGGCGTAGCTGAAAATGAAAATACCTGACAGAAAAAGTTCATTTTTTAGGGATTCGATCCATCTTTTGTTTCTTTTTTTGATACAACATGCTCCCAAAAAGCGACTAGTTTTTGCCAAACCGCGAACAGAAAATGGAACAAAAGAAAGACGGAAATCGATTCTTTCGGAAGAGGTTTCCCGTTTTTTTTCATCGGAAAACAGCTCGTTTTTTTCATGCAGCAGCTTCTCTTTTTGTTTTTTTCGTTCAAGATCCAAGGATAAAACGGCGGAAGAACTTCCTTTCTTTTTCTTGAAACGGTTTCTTTTTCGGTGAAATTCCTTTTTTTTGTATGCCTCAAACCTGAGGCATGATTGAAATAACGTGCCTCAACTCTGAGGCAAATAGCAAAAACCTCTCTAAAAGCGAAGGAATTTACCCGAATAACGTGCCTCAATTCTGAGGCATTTCCCAAATTGGCTGCCTCAAATCTGAGGCAAATAGACAAAAAGACGTCCCCATGAAAACACTAGGCTCCGCCTAGTACCCCAATGAAGTTGGGGTCAGTTTTCCCTTATGCTCTTCCTCCCTCTTTTGGTAATTCCGTTCCAAATCCCTTCCAATTTTACAATCCGATAGGAAACCCATGAGAGACGCGCTTTTTTCTGAAAGAAAATAGGTGCGTATAAATGGGCACTCGCCGTGAACTTGTCCGTGTTATTTTCTCAAACGGGATTCCAAAACGAGTGGCCAAAAAAAAAGAACAAACCATCCAAACACACAAAAAAAGAGAACGAAAAAATCCCAACCGGGCTTTCTGTTTCCAGAAAAAATCCGATTGGAATGTTGAATTTGTTATGAGGTGGGCAGATTTTTTTTTGTTTGCTTTCCTTTTTTTTCGGCCAATTTTTTCAGCACTTGCTCTTTCTCTTTGGCGAGTTCGGGATTCGGTTCGGCAGCTTCTTGGGGTTCGTTTCTGGACGTGAACCAGTCCGGCAGTTTCTCTTGCCGTCCGGTTGGGCGTTCCTTCATCGGCTGCAAATCGGCGAACGTAATGTGTCCTCCAGTTTCATGGATCTCCCAGGCAGAAGTGATTTTGGATTTGATGAACCCTAAAGGGTTTTTGACGCTTTTTTCTTCGTTAACATAGCGAATTAGCATTTCCAATTCTAATTCCGCTTGATCGGAGAAAATAACTAACGCTCCCTGATACAATTGACTGAAATAAATATTGTCGAATTGATAACCATTTGCCAACGCATTTAAACGATAACGAATTTCCTCGTTATCCGCTTGTTCAGATACCCGTTTTGATTCAGGTAATTTAATTTCTTTTTCGACTGAACGCTTTATCGAAAACTCTATTTTTTCAACTCTACGACCTTTTTTGATTTCCTTGTACTCCACAAAAAGATCAGTGTGCTCATTCAATTCATCAATCGAAGGTAATAAAATTTTATTTTTAAAATTACCGTAAAGTGAATATGCCTTGCTATTGGAACCCATTTTTTCTCTAAGAGAATCCACTGGACATTCCCATTTTCCAAGATGCTGCCATTTTTTCATCAGTTCATAGAGTCGTATAGTATAGCCACTTTTCAAAGATAATATATTGCTCAATCTGTAAGAAGTAAAGGCAGTTTTCAACTGTAATAAGTAAGGTTTAAGATACGGGGAAAATGATAATTCAATCGTTCCTTCTCCTTCTATATAACGCTGACTTGCTACCCAATTGGTTGTAACAAATCCTTTTTCATCAGGGATAAAAAGAGTTTTTTCTTGTAACCTCAAAGCGACCTCTTTAATTTCTTCATATTTTGCATGACCTTTCAGACCCAGCATTTCGCTAAATTCATGAATTGAAATACTGTATTCTTTGAAATCTTTATCATCCGGCTGAATCATGGAGACCATAGTAAGAATAATTTTTTGTTCTCTTGCTGATAAAGTCTTTACATGCCTAGCTTCAATTAGTTTATTTGATTGAGTAACCATATGTTTTTCGTTCATTTCTCTCTCTCCCTTCAATTAAATATTACCTTTATTTTTTTTTTAATAAATTAAATATTACTTTTAAATTTAAAGTAATAGTAAATAATATAATATCAATAAAAAACATTGTTGCAAAGCTATTATTATAAATTATATGATTAAGTAATAGTTAAACCCGAAAAGGTAATAGTTAAACCCGAAAAGGTAATAGTTAGAACCCGAAAAGGTAATAGTTAAACCCGAAAAGGTAATAGTTAAACCCGAAAAGGTAATAGTTAGAGTGAAAAAAACCAGTCATACCAAGGGCTCAGAGCCTCCCTAAAACAGTTAAAACAATTAAAACAAAGTAATTAAAAACACCAACAACACACGCGCAGGCGCGCAAGGAAGTTGGTGGTGGGGAATAAATGGGACCGAAAATGTGATAGTTCAAAAAACAGAAGAAAAACCCTTTCTAGAAAAGGACAGGTCTTTCTCCGTGTTCAAGTATTCGTTAAACGCTCAAAAACCACTCTAGAAACGTTTGTAAGGGGAAAATCGAATATACCCAAACCTATCGAGCTAAAAGGCCTTAAAACCCCCTCAAATGGATTTTTTCACCAATCTTTTTTTGATTGTGATCCAACTGCTGTTTTAACGTTTCTTTAATTTCCCTTTTAGTCTTAAACTGTAGTGGATTATCCAAAATACCAATGGAGTTAATAATGCATAAAATTTATGTTGCTCAGGTAACAAAAAAACTAAAACTAAAAATAGAATAACTGCTGATATAAGTAATATATAATCCCTTTTTTTATTCATTTAGGTTCTCTTGTTTCCTTTTTCGAATTCGCTTAAAAACAAAGGTGCTGATTGCTAATACCAATAGATTGACTCTGTTTTTATTTTCGTTGTGCATCTTTGATTTCTCCCTTCCCCATGCCTTAAAAAATACGTTCGTTTACAATCGAAATGTTTTCAAATTGCTTTCGATTTGCTCGTCCGTGATGCCAATGTAACGCAAGGTAATTTGCGGATGGGCATGATTCAAGATATTCTGCAGCTCGGCAATGTCTTTAAACTGCTTGTAATGCCAATAGCCAAATGTTTTGCGCAATGTATGCGTACCGATGCCCATGGAGATATCGACCATCTGTGCGGCTTTCTGAAGCTGTCTGTAGGCTTGAACGCGTGTAATCGGTCCAATTCCCTTCCGACTTGGAAAAAGCCACTGAGCGCCCTCTAACGTGCGAATATAGGCATCTAGTTCGTCGTAGATGTTGCCGAGGTGAATGGTTCGGCGTTTGCCGGTTTTGCCTTCCCGTAACGACACCACGTGCTTGCCCTGAATCTCGCTGGTTTTGATGGCTAACAGATCCCCAACCCGCAGCCCGGAATTGATGCCGAGAAGAAACAGGATGTAGTCCCGTTCGCCGCACCACTTCTTCAGGCTCCATTTCATGTCTTCGATCCGGTCCAGTGACCGGATCGGCTGGACGTCTTTAATTTCACGCTGCTTATTTCGCATGGTTCGCACCTCTTTCAAGACTTCTTATTGGTCAAAGGGCAGACGTGGATCTTCGTCTTTGTAAATGGAATACATGGTTCCAGCGCTTTTCATGGCAGAACAGTCCGTATCAGCACAAGCAAAAATATGGGTTTGTGTATCCGTGTAAACATTTACACCAAAGTAATAGGGAAATGCGCCACCTTTTGACGTGTCCATGCCTCTGTCGATTGCAATGATTTTCTCCTTGCCGGCAATCGTTTGGTAATCCGTGCTTTCCACCGTTTTCAGGACCATTTCGCTTAACGCGATTTCTTCCTCCGCTGTCGGTTGGGTTCCTCGTTTAACGAGAAGCCAATCCCCGAACACAAATAAATTAACACCTAAACTAACAATCACTAATCCTACCAGCAACTTCTTTTTCATAAATGCTTTTCCCCTTTATGGTCGTTTCTGTTTTCTCACAATGAATTGTTGTAAAGTTTGTGTTTAATTGGGTAAATACCGTATGTAGCGAACTACTCAAGGCATTTCGATCAAAAGAAAAAGAGCGCCGTCAACTAAAAACGAGCCCAGTAGAATCAAGGATTTGAATGTATCTTTTTTTCTAGTAAAATCAGTTTCGCTGGTTTTTCTTAGGAAGTCAATGGAATCGGGGATTTGAATGTAACATAATTAGTATTAAGTTACATTCAAATTTAACAAAAAGTCTCAAAAAATGATTCGTAAAAGTTAGTAACTCGGAGAGTAGATCCTGCCGGTATCCGTATCCAAGACAAAATCAACTTCTATATCCGCTGAATACGGAATTTGATCAAAGTTATGAAGCCGGCAAAACACATTGGCAAAGTCACGAGTCTCAAAAGTTAATTGGTCTGCTTGTCGATACATCTGCCTCAATTGCTGCTTGGAACATTTTTTACCGGTCAATAAGGCTTGGTTGAAGTAACCGTCAATTTCAATAATCATCATGATCACGGCTGGTTGCTAACCAGCTATATAGCTTAAATTTTCATTACTTTCCTTTTTCCTATGTTACTAGAATTAAGATAAATCAAGTACTTCGAATGTAACTTAATTGCTATTAAGTTACATTCATTTTCATAGTAAATAAGTTATTTTGAAAGTAGATATTTCAATTTACAAAATAATACTTTTTTAGTCAAAAATGTATTATTTACAAAATTTTTTATTAGATATATTGTAAAAAAGTACTATATAAATCAGGGAATTAGAAGGGGGAAAGAGAAAGATGAAGAAATTTTATTTAAATGCAATAGCTATAGTCTTTATGCTTAGTTTTTTAGGTGTAAACACTACTTTTGCCGAAGAACCTATTACTGAGACAGAGGATGTTTTTTTCGAGGAGCTTGTTACACCGGTAAGTCTTAGTTTAACAAATAAAAATGAGTTAAGAGATTTAGGTTTTACTGAAGAAGAATTGACTACCATGACTAACGATGAATTCGGAAAATACAAAGAATTAGATGGAGAACTTACTCAAAAAACTAATCATTTTTATGAAGTTACTACAGATTTATACGAAAGAACCACGGTATTAGAAATCACTGAAAAAGAAGCATTAGATAGAGTTGGGCCACTTGTTAACACAACGCCAACTACTGTGATTCCACCAAGTCTTGGTGGAATCACAGTAGTTAAACCGCCAATCTCTACTATGTCTATTCAGCCTACTACATCCACCACGTCTACTTCTTCCACAAGTAGTACGGTCAAAACTAGTTGGTTTAAAATGACTACTACGTCATCAAAGCTCTCTAATGGAAATGTACTATTAAAGAATTCATTTGTTTGGTTAAAGAGCCCTAATGCTCAATTTACAGATGTAGTTGGAATCACTCATTCTGCAAGTGCTGTTAAGGTTCCTGGAACTGAAGGATTTTCTTACAAATATACTGACGGCAAAGGCGTTCATACTTTAGGTTCTAAAAGTACAAGCAGAAATAGTTATGGGATAGCAAAAAAGTTTAATTTGAAAGCAATTGGTACAAATATTCCTCCATATAACCATAATGGATATATATCTGTTCAAGTTAAAAAAGGTAATAAAAATGACATTAGAGCGAATGCTTATGGTCATTATACTCATTTAACTGCTGGATTTACTGGTACTGCTTCTATTGGTTTGACACCTGGTAGTATGTCAGTAGGCTGGGGAGCAAAAGAATCAAGAATGCCTAATACAATGATTTTATTTAACTACTAGAAAATCTGCTGTCTTTTTCTGCCTATTATGCTATTCACTTAATGGAGCAATTATATTTTGGCCTTCGTCATAAAGCGTTACATTAGGAAGAAAAGTTGACTTTAAATCACTTGGCAGTTTTTCATATACTAAAAAAGTTTCGTCTTTAGAAACAGTAGATGTAAAACTAAAATTTTCTTCTGCAGATTCAGCAATTATATGATCAATTTGTAAGTCTGGGTTTTTTCCAACTAGGATTCCATACATCCCTTTATTCGTTTTGAGATCCTGGTAAGAAGCAATGTTAGTCCCCCATCCAGATTGTTCAATTTTGTACTTCCCATTCCATCCTTTAAGCAAATGAGTATAACCAATATTTTTATCTGCTGTTTCAAATAATGCGATATAAGAATTGGTATCATCGATTTGAGTTACTTTTAAGATATCAAATTTTATTTCTTTTTCATTTCCTTTATTGTGCCATTCCATCAAATTAGCCTCGATGGATGCCCTTTCATCTTCAATAGAATATTGATTAAAATAAAATAAAGTATAACCAAAACCAATAACCATAATGAATAAAATAACATACAACACTTTTTTTCTCACTTTTTTCGCCCCTTCATCATAAAAAGTATCTTCAATTATCTGGTAATAGCTAATATTATATCAAGTATTATCAAGTAAAGTTCAGTTTTCAAAAATTTTCAATTTGGAATTTTACATATCCCCTTTTTGCTCATTGGAGCCTCCCAAATGCCTGAAAAATAAATAGAAACTTGCTGTATATTTTTACTGTGAAATCCAGTTATGAATGTAACTTAATTACTATTAAGTTACATTCAGTTGAAGTAGAAATTTTCTTAAAAGCCTGCTAACAACCTTAGAAACGTTCCCCTTTTTTTCCGAGCAAAACAGCTAATACCACAAAGATATAAGGGTAAGAGAGAAGCGTCAATTCGAGAAATCCATACCCAAATAACATTGCTGTCGCCTGTTCATCCGAATAATAACCAGCGCCAACCATATAAGTTCCAAGCAACAAATAACTTCCGATTGATAAAATAGTGAAAAAAAGTCCAATTATATTTAATTTGAATTTGAAGAGCGTATAAAGCAAAACAGGTACATAGATCAGCCCTAATATAAGCAAAAATCCGAAAATATATAACGGTTCAAAGACATCCATTTTCTTTTCTCCTTTTAGCAACCTAGTTTTCTCAGGTATTTTTAGCAGCTACAAAACCCTGCCATTGATATTAATAACAACGACTGGGGCTTACAAAAGTTTCCATTCAAAGAGAATTGATAGATAAAATGATTCTACTTTACTGGCGGATGTGAATGTAACTTAATTAGCATTAAGTTACATTCAAAATCAATAAAACGACTACCGTAGTCTATAAATTTATGTTTATTCAACTACCGGTAGTTGATTATTTTCTTACGATTCTAGGAGAATAATGAAAAAGGGCAAGCAAGAGATTCCCTTGCCTCCTTTTTTGAACCTAGTTCTATGCTTTCACCTTCAATTTCTTCCTAAGTTCTTCCTAGCGTTCATGTGCCGCTAAGATTTAAGAATTAATTGAAAAGAGACAAGCTCAAAAACGTTAATATCCCGGAAATCAACCAAACAAATGACGATCAAAGTTTTGAAGTAGAGATGGGTTTTTCTACTCTTGTCTCTTTCTTCGCCTGAAAGTTTTCGTCCTTCCTGGAAAGCCAAAATTTCTTATATGTTTTAAATCATGCTTCTTTTTAATCTTCTCGATTTTGATGGCTGCATACAGGCAGCATAAGAACAAAGCCAATGAAATAAGCAGTCCCTTTTTTCCGGCTAAACTAAGCATCGGGCCAACTGAAATTACGAGAGAAATGCGAATAGTAAATGGAGGTTGACCATTTGTTCATCTGAGCATTTTGAATTTCATTTTTCATGATCTCGACATCCCCTTTGACTAAATCGTCTAAGGATACGGCAAAAAGAACACTCATCAGCAGCAAATTGTGGATGTCCGGATAGCTTCGTTTCATTTTCCCAATTGGAAATGGTTTGTCGTGAGATATAAAGTTTTTCCGCTAATTCTTCTTGGGAAAGCTGTTCTCTGGTTCGGTATTTTTTAATTTGTTTGCTGAGGTTATTTTACTCGCTCCTTCTAATTCGAGAGTAGTTAAAAATGATGGGGTGCTATCAAAACTTTTTATCATCAAGTGATTTGACCGTGTCAAAGATCTTTATCATGCCTATCATCCTACTACACGAAGGGATCGGCACAACATCTGTAATTTTACTCCTTTTGTTATTTTTCTCTTATTCTTCCCTCGTTTAGCCCACAAGAAAGTCCGAATTACGATAAAATACAGCAATTTTAAAGGTTTTTTCAGAGTTAAGAAGGCAGAGAAAGTTAAAAGAAAAGTAGCTTTTTGTGTTTTTGTTTGATAATTCACTTAAATTCCCTGGTTCTTTTATTCCTTTTTAAGTAAAAATGTTATTTAAAGTGGAAGACGGGAACGTATTTCATAAGATCGAAAATAACATTATTACAGGAAGGGGTTTTTTTATGAAATCTATGAATGTAAATCAGGTACCTTTTTCGATTCAAAAACTTTTAGTGGTAACAGTGGCTTTCTTAATGGTTTTTAGCTTTGCTTTTTCCTCCGTTGGACAAGCCCAGGCGATTGAGAATGACAACGAACGAATTACGAATGCTCTTGAAGATACATTGGCATATGAAAATGACGCATATATTTTTGACCGTGAACGAGCAATGACAATGGATTAACGGTAGAAGAAGCGAATATACTTGAAGAAAGTATAAGTGAAAATACAGATCAGGTAGGTGTATTGATCCTTCCGGTTCTAGCGATTCCTCCTGCAGTTGCAGCCGTAGCGAAAGCAGCAGCAGCTGGTGGTGCAGCAGTTGTAGCAGGTGCCTTTATGCTTGATGTTTACAACACAAGTACGTATACAGCGTGTCAGAATTTTTATGGACAAAATGGCGTGATTGATAATTTCTGTGAAGCGACGGGACATATAGATTAGAATGGAAAGTGGAGGTGTTACGATGAACAACAGTCATTTTTCTGCAGTTGAACGAATAGAAACCATGCTTACCGAAGTTTCATTTCTGAAATTGATATTGGTTGTTGTCCCTGTCTCTATGGCGGAACGTTACTGTATGCGGTCTCCAGTGATTTCTTTGCTACACTGACGTACACTTTTTTTAGATAAAGACTCTCAGCAACAAAATAAAAGAGTGGATCCCACCTTCTCGAAAGACAGGGTTCTACAGATTAAAAGCCGCATCCTGTAAAGGATACGGCTTTTTTTCTTTCGATAAAGGAATTCATTAGTTTTTCGTTTGATCGTTGAAAAGTGAAGGGAGACATAGGCTACATTTTAATTGAGTTAGAAAAGGAAAAAGTATATATTTAAGAAAGTACGAAAGTACGATTTTATCAAAGTGATACAAAAATGAAAGGTGGTTAATCGGATGCCAAAACTTCAGGAACGTTTACCGGACAACGGCGTGGCCAAGCATGTCCGTTTGCGGAACAAAGGCCAGATAACGATTCCCAACGAAATACTGGAACAGTTAGAGTTAACCGCAAATACCAATCTCAAAGTGACCGTGGTAGACGGACGGATCGTCCTGATTCCGATGATTGAAATCGCGAAAGACCAGGCTTGGTATTGGACCGAAACGTGGCAGCAAGACGAAAAAGAAGCCCAGCAGGAGATCGACAAGGGGCAAACCAGTGGACCATTGGCCGTAGAAGATGCGCTTGCCTGGTTGGAGGAAGAGGAATGAAGGTGACCGTTGCTTGTTTGAACTAGAGATTACGAATAAATTCAAGAAATCCTATAAAAAGTTTCACAAAAATGAACAACGGGCCGTTAGCGAGACCATTAAGCTCTTGGCAGCTGCACCACCTTTTCAACCTTCCCTGAGAACCAAGCGTATTGAAGGGACGAAAGCCATTTTTGAAGCAAGTGCCAATATGGATATCCGAATATCCTGGGAATACAGCCAGACAGCTGAACAAACATTGATTTTACGGAACTGTGGACACCACGATGATTTACTAAGAAACCTTAAAAGAATAACTCATGAAGAAAGCCCTCCAGCAATGGAGGGCTTTTGAACGTAACTTATTTGCTATTAAGTTACATTCAAACTGCTAGAAATTAATGAAATCTGAGTGCCAGATATTGCACCTATTAATATTAATTAGTGTTTTTTCTAACTCAGACAAATACCGATCTACTGCTTTCAATAAAATATTGTTGGTGTCAAACTAGGTCACTTTGAGATTGAAATCAAAAGATAAAGGAGTATCAAGATTTATTGTTCATTTTTACTTTTTTGACTGCATTGAAATTGAGATAAATAGTGTATCCAACAGCTATGAACAAAAGTATAATTCCATAACCAATCTCTAGATTCAACCAATATACAGATACTATTAACGTTATGGCGACAATGAAGAGCAATTGTAGGCTTGATCGATGATACTTATTCATTGTTTTCCACCTCACTTTTCTTTTGATTATTTATATACTGGAATGACCACTAAATCTCAGAACTGAATGTAACATAATTACCATTATGTTACATTCAAAATGGATATAATCCCTCTCTATTTTAACCATTTTAATTGAATTAAGAAGAAGGAAAGTATATATTTAAGAAAGTAAGAAAGTTGGATTTTATTAAATTATACGAGATTGGAAGGGGTGTATCGAATGCCAAAACTTCAAGAACGTCCAAAGGACAACGGCGTGGCCAAGCATGTCCGTTTGCGGAACAAAGGGCAGATTACGATTCCCAACGAAATACTGGAACAGCTGGAGTTAACCGCGAATACCAATCTCAAAGTGACCGTGGTAGACGGACGGATCGTCCTGATTCCGATGATTGAAATCGCGAAAGACCAGGCTTGGTATTGGACCGAAACGTGGCAGCAAGACGAAAAAGAAGCCCAACAGGAGATCGACAAAGGGCAAACCAGTGGACCATTGGCGGTAGAAGATGCGCTTGCCTGGTTAGACGAAGAGGAATGAAGGTGACCGTTGCTTGTTTGAACTAGAAATCACGAATAAATTTAAGAAATCCTATAAAAAGTTTCACAAAAATGAGCAAAAGGCCGTCAGTGAGGCCCTTAAGCTCTTGGCAGCTGCACCACCTTTTCAACCTTCTCTGAGAACCAAGCGTATTGAGGGGACGAAATCCATCTTTGAAGCCAGTGCTAATATGGATACTCGGATTTCGTGGGAATACAGCCAGACAGCTGAACAAACGCTAATTTTGCGCAATTGTGGTCACCACGACGATTTACTAAGAAACCCTTAAAAAACAAGAAGTCATGAAGAAAGCCCTCCAGCAATGGAGGGCTTTTGAAGCTGGATAAAATCCAACAAAAAGCCATCCTAAGCAAAGGATGGCTTTTATCAGTTGCCTAGATACCGTTTTAATTCCATATAAAAATTTTCGCGTGTCCCCAGCAATACAACCAGAACCAGTTCGCCCTCTTCATTTTCTCGTAGGGCATAACACAGCTCATAATTGATGCCTCTGTGATGAAGGTCCAAGCAGGAATAGCCTTTTAAATCCCCTTTTTTCGCTTCGCCAATGGCCGGATCCTTACGGATGCTCGTAATGGCTTCGCCCATTTTCCGATAGAGGACTTGATCGGACTTCTTGATCTTTTTTAACTCTTTTCCAGCTCGTTTGCTGAGCTGAACCGGCAACAAGTCTTCACTCATCTTCTTCATCATCCTCCAGAGCGTCTAAATAGTCGTCTAAACTTCCCTGGATGACAGGCTGAGCCATCGTTTCCTGTTCCAATGCTTGCAGGGCTGTTGGAATGTGGGCTTTGATTTTCTTAAATTCTTGCAACAACTCTTGTCCAGAAAGACCTTGAGCGATTAAGTCTTGTAAAATATCTGCAGAGAAATCGACTTCTTCGAATGTGGCAGGCCGGATGATGATCTCTGTCCCTGTAAATTCCATGACGGCTTCATCGGTGAGTCCAAGAGCCAGGTAAAAATCTTTGGGGATGCTCAGTTGTCGTTGCTGCGAAACACGTACCCGTCTTTTGGCTTTTTTTCCGGGCTTCAGTCCGTGTTCAGACGCTCTTTTTTTCGGCATAGTAGCACTCATTAGTTTCACTCCTAACTTTAAAATAAAATTATTTATTAATTTATTTTAAAGTATATCACTTTCTTAGAAGGAATGAACGTTCAAAGTACTGTAAGATTCCGGCTTTTAACGACTTGCTGAAGACTGTAAAAAAGAAAAGTGAATGTAACTTAACTGCTATTAAGTTACATTCACTCCAATGAATAAATGTAATTATTTACTTACTTTATTGTAATTTGAATCTATATGTTATCGTAATATATAAATAAGATTTTTATATATCAATATCGGAGGTGATCTCAATGAAAATGAGCCACTTACTAATTACATTAATTAGTGTCGTTCTTGTTTTTATCCTGATAAGTAGTGTGCAAGACGAAATTACCTGGCCATTATTAATTCTATTATTAGTAGTGGGATTTGTAATAAACTTTTTTATCTCTTTATTATCACATAAGAAAAAAAATAGTAATTAATTTTACATTTTTGACTTTTTTTATTTAAAAAAAGTATAATTATGGTT
Encoded proteins:
- a CDS encoding replication initiation protein yields the protein MNEKHMVTQSNKLIEARHVKTLSAREQKIILTMVSMIQPDDKDFKEYSISIHEFSEMLGLKGHAKYEEIKEVALRLQEKTLFIPDEKGFVTTNWVASQRYIEGEGTIELSFSPYLKPYLLQLKTAFTSYRLSNILSLKSGYTIRLYELMKKWQHLGKWECPVDSLREKMGSNSKAYSLYGNFKNKILLPSIDELNEHTDLFVEYKEIKKGRRVEKIEFSIKRSVEKEIKLPESKRVSEQADNEEIRYRLNALANGYQFDNIYFSQLYQGALVIFSDQAELELEMLIRYVNEEKSVKNPLGFIKSKITSAWEIHETGGHITFADLQPMKERPTGRQEKLPDWFTSRNEPQEAAEPNPELAKEKEQVLKKLAEKKGKQTKKNLPTS
- a CDS encoding tyrosine-type recombinase/integrase, whose product is MRNKQREIKDVQPIRSLDRIEDMKWSLKKWCGERDYILFLLGINSGLRVGDLLAIKTSEIQGKHVVSLREGKTGKRRTIHLGNIYDELDAYIRTLEGAQWLFPSRKGIGPITRVQAYRQLQKAAQMVDISMGIGTHTLRKTFGYWHYKQFKDIAELQNILNHAHPQITLRYIGITDEQIESNLKTFRL
- a CDS encoding AbrB/MazE/SpoVT family DNA-binding domain-containing protein, with amino-acid sequence MPKLQERLPDNGVAKHVRLRNKGQITIPNEILEQLELTANTNLKVTVVDGRIVLIPMIEIAKDQAWYWTETWQQDEKEAQQEIDKGQTSGPLAVEDALAWLEEEE
- a CDS encoding type II toxin-antitoxin system RelE/ParE family toxin, which gives rise to MFELEITNKFKKSYKKFHKNEQRAVSETIKLLAAAPPFQPSLRTKRIEGTKAIFEASANMDIRISWEYSQTAEQTLILRNCGHHDDLLRNLKRITHEESPPAMEGF
- a CDS encoding AbrB/MazE/SpoVT family DNA-binding domain-containing protein, with translation MPKLQERPKDNGVAKHVRLRNKGQITIPNEILEQLELTANTNLKVTVVDGRIVLIPMIEIAKDQAWYWTETWQQDEKEAQQEIDKGQTSGPLAVEDALAWLDEEE
- a CDS encoding type II toxin-antitoxin system RelE/ParE family toxin encodes the protein MFELEITNKFKKSYKKFHKNEQKAVSEALKLLAAAPPFQPSLRTKRIEGTKSIFEASANMDTRISWEYSQTAEQTLILRNCGHHDDLLRNP
- a CDS encoding type II toxin-antitoxin system RelE/ParE family toxin — translated: MMKKMSEDLLPVQLSKRAGKELKKIKKSDQVLYRKMGEAITSIRKDPAIGEAKKGDLKGYSCLDLHHRGINYELCYALRENEEGELVLVVLLGTRENFYMELKRYLGN
- a CDS encoding AbrB/MazE/SpoVT family DNA-binding domain-containing protein translates to MSATMPKKRASEHGLKPGKKAKRRVRVSQQRQLSIPKDFYLALGLTDEAVMEFTGTEIIIRPATFEEVDFSADILQDLIAQGLSGQELLQEFKKIKAHIPTALQALEQETMAQPVIQGSLDDYLDALEDDEEDE